In Flavivirga abyssicola, the following are encoded in one genomic region:
- the nadD gene encoding nicotinate (nicotinamide) nucleotide adenylyltransferase, with protein MKVGLYFGSFNPIHIGHLVIANHLAEYSDLDQIWFVVTPHNPFKKKRSLLDNYQRLEMVYRATKDYIKLKPSDIEFNLPQPNYTINTLAYLQEKYPDNEFSLIMGEDNLKSFHKWRNYKLILEDHHIYVYPRISENKVETQFEGHKKIHHIDAPIMELSSTLIRHGIKAGKNVKPMLPEFVWEYLDEMNFYK; from the coding sequence ATGAAAGTTGGGCTATATTTTGGTTCTTTTAACCCTATTCATATTGGACATTTAGTTATTGCTAATCATTTAGCCGAATATAGTGATCTGGACCAAATTTGGTTTGTTGTAACTCCTCATAATCCATTCAAAAAAAAGCGTAGTTTACTAGATAATTACCAACGCTTAGAAATGGTATATCGAGCTACAAAAGATTATATAAAACTTAAACCAAGCGATATAGAGTTTAACTTACCACAACCAAACTACACTATAAATACGCTTGCTTACTTACAGGAAAAATATCCTGATAATGAATTCTCTTTAATAATGGGTGAAGACAATTTAAAGAGCTTTCATAAATGGAGAAACTATAAGTTAATTCTTGAAGACCACCATATTTACGTTTACCCCCGCATTTCTGAAAACAAGGTAGAAACGCAATTCGAAGGGCATAAAAAAATACATCACATCGACGCTCCCATTATGGAATTATCTTCAACACTAATACGTCATGGGATTAAAGCTGGTAAAAATGTGAAACCAATGCTTCCGGAATTCGTTTGGGAGTATTTGGATGAAATGAACTTTTATAAATAG
- a CDS encoding YicC/YloC family endoribonuclease, producing the protein MIYSMTGYGKSVLQLPTKKITIELKSLNSKNLDLNVRMPSIYREKELSIRKLLATKLQRGKVDFSIYVEATAEDTSTQINTPVVKQYMEQLKHVVDGDAIELLKMAVRFPDALNTVREEIDDDEWKTIEAQINAAINDLIDHRLDEGKVLEHDFNKRIVAIGNILEEVIAMDPERVEGVRERLLKGAEDLKEKYDENRFEQELVYYIEKFDITEEKVRLNNHLNYFTECINSKDSNGKKLGFISQEMGREINTIGSKSNYAPMQQLVVQMKDELEKIKEQLLNVL; encoded by the coding sequence ATGATATATTCAATGACAGGTTATGGAAAATCTGTATTGCAATTACCCACAAAAAAAATAACAATAGAACTTAAATCTCTTAATAGTAAAAATTTAGATTTAAATGTAAGAATGCCTTCTATTTATAGAGAAAAGGAATTATCTATTCGAAAGCTTCTTGCTACAAAATTACAAAGAGGTAAAGTTGATTTTTCTATTTATGTAGAAGCCACTGCTGAAGACACATCCACCCAAATAAATACGCCTGTTGTTAAACAATATATGGAACAATTAAAACATGTAGTCGATGGAGACGCCATTGAACTTCTTAAAATGGCTGTTCGTTTTCCAGATGCTTTAAATACGGTTCGCGAGGAAATTGATGATGATGAATGGAAGACTATCGAAGCACAAATAAATGCTGCCATAAATGATTTAATTGATCATAGGTTAGATGAAGGAAAAGTGCTTGAGCATGATTTTAATAAACGTATTGTTGCCATTGGGAATATTCTTGAGGAGGTTATTGCTATGGATCCAGAACGTGTTGAAGGGGTTCGCGAACGATTACTTAAAGGCGCGGAGGATTTAAAAGAAAAGTATGATGAAAATCGCTTTGAGCAAGAGCTAGTCTATTACATAGAGAAATTTGATATTACCGAAGAAAAAGTACGTTTAAATAATCACTTAAATTACTTTACAGAATGTATAAATTCTAAAGACTCTAACGGGAAAAAACTTGGGTTTATTAGCCAGGAAATGGGTAGAGAAATAAACACTATAGGCTCTAAAAGTAATTATGCGCCAATGCAGCAATTAGTGGTTCAAATGAAAGATGAGCTTGAAAAAATTAAAGAACAATTATTAAACGTACTGTAA
- a CDS encoding nicotinic acid mononucleotide adenyltransferase: MRTVKLLLSFAITATLFTSCYTEVNIEDELEPGISINQLLNSHELWYVDINSTKGFGETPFLQKAFTISFRNGVIYANNNIVGLGENGNGFGIDVGEYDAYDMVLDVSHDIDGFETFDVFQIDSNTIEFYNPNNDTSYFLEGYQRSNFDYDFVFYDNIHYFLQEYEAWEKTHTSEFGAINEFDNENYLQFLAGGNDSTFQSSQDENGTSTNNLIWDYTGIYGVGDVNGDMYLKTLTLDYDFFNNEYFELSVINDGKIELFHPSSETVYEFEGRGYIQYLKNGDTKAKGKTTVDKKRKFRKNKVENPRENTRVK; the protein is encoded by the coding sequence ATGAGGACAGTAAAATTACTTTTAAGCTTTGCTATAACAGCAACATTGTTTACATCGTGCTATACAGAAGTAAATATTGAAGACGAACTAGAACCTGGAATATCTATAAATCAATTATTAAATTCACATGAATTATGGTATGTTGATATTAATAGTACCAAAGGATTTGGTGAAACCCCTTTTTTACAAAAAGCATTTACAATATCTTTTAGAAATGGCGTGATATACGCAAATAACAATATCGTTGGATTGGGTGAAAATGGAAATGGTTTTGGTATCGATGTTGGAGAATATGATGCTTATGATATGGTTTTAGATGTTTCTCATGATATTGACGGATTTGAAACTTTTGATGTTTTTCAAATAGATAGCAATACAATTGAGTTTTATAATCCTAATAATGATACATCTTATTTTCTAGAAGGGTATCAACGTAGTAATTTTGATTACGATTTTGTTTTCTATGATAACATTCATTATTTCTTACAAGAATATGAAGCTTGGGAAAAGACGCATACGAGTGAGTTTGGAGCTATAAATGAATTTGATAACGAAAATTACTTACAGTTTTTAGCAGGAGGAAACGACTCAACATTCCAAAGTTCTCAAGATGAAAATGGAACTTCTACAAATAATCTTATATGGGATTATACAGGAATATACGGTGTAGGAGATGTTAACGGAGATATGTATTTAAAAACTTTAACATTAGATTATGATTTCTTCAACAATGAATACTTTGAATTGAGCGTTATAAATGATGGAAAGATAGAGTTGTTTCACCCATCGTCTGAAACAGTTTATGAATTTGAAGGTAGAGGTTATATACAATACCTGAAAAATGGAGATACAAAAGCAAAAGGAAAAACTACGGTTGATAAAAAGCGTAAGTTTAGAAAAAATAAAGTAGAAAACCCAAGAGAAAATACTAGGGTTAAATAA
- the lysM gene encoding peptidoglycan-binding protein LysM, whose amino-acid sequence MGLFSFIKDAGAKIFGIGTTTEEDAAEAAAEALKLEKAAAEKLKETIVDLQLQVENLDIFIDDDIAIIKGLAYDQATKEKVVLVVGNSKGIAIVDDQMEVEETEPEAQFHTVISGDTLGKIAKEFYNDAMKYPVIFEANKPMLSDPDKIYPGQLLRIPVLD is encoded by the coding sequence ATGGGATTGTTTTCATTTATTAAAGATGCTGGTGCTAAAATATTTGGGATTGGTACAACAACTGAAGAAGATGCTGCCGAAGCAGCTGCAGAAGCACTTAAATTAGAAAAGGCTGCCGCCGAAAAACTTAAGGAAACAATTGTAGATTTACAATTACAAGTAGAAAATTTGGATATTTTTATCGATGATGATATTGCAATCATTAAAGGATTAGCTTACGATCAGGCTACTAAAGAAAAAGTAGTATTGGTTGTTGGAAACTCTAAAGGTATAGCTATTGTTGATGATCAAATGGAAGTTGAGGAAACAGAACCTGAGGCGCAATTCCACACTGTAATTAGTGGTGACACTTTAGGAAAAATTGCAAAGGAATTTTATAATGATGCTATGAAATACCCTGTTATTTTTGAAGCTAATAAACCAATGCTTTCAGACCCAGATAAAATTTACCCAGGACAGTTATTACGTATCCCAGTTCTGGACTAA
- a CDS encoding site-specific integrase: MASSIKVVLRKKPNKQGLFPLAVRITKNRKTTYLYTGQYIDVKYWDDGEHKVRKSHSNSKHLNNLLLKKLAEANQTLIDLETQKNQVSSKQIKKEIVAPLTKTSFKEIADEYLNELEKTNKLRRLSSDKARVNHFTRFVDNDALSFQEIDEALLRRFSLHLKTTRKISQRSIINNLIVIRTLYNRAIRLGIVDRKLYPFGSDKIRIKFPETEKIGLTIDEIQSIEKLNNLSKQEQYARNVWLFSFYLAGMRVGDVLMIKWSDIYDGRLHYCMGKNDKLLSLKLPEKIISILKFYESDKQSSDDFIFSEMKKANLKEPKDIYNKVKTATKKFNKYLETIAEKAEINKKLTMHIARHSFGNISGDKIPIQMLQKLYRHSSITTTINYQANFMHKDTDDALEKVINF; the protein is encoded by the coding sequence ATGGCATCGAGCATAAAGGTAGTACTTCGTAAGAAACCAAACAAACAAGGCTTATTTCCGTTAGCAGTTCGGATTACAAAAAACCGTAAAACAACCTATCTTTATACGGGGCAATATATTGATGTTAAATATTGGGATGATGGTGAGCATAAGGTGCGTAAATCTCACTCGAATTCTAAACACCTTAATAACCTTCTTTTAAAAAAATTAGCCGAAGCAAACCAAACCTTAATTGATTTAGAAACTCAAAAAAATCAAGTTTCATCAAAGCAGATTAAAAAGGAAATTGTTGCGCCTTTAACAAAAACGAGCTTTAAAGAAATAGCTGACGAGTATCTAAATGAGTTGGAGAAAACAAATAAATTGCGCCGATTGTCATCTGATAAAGCCCGTGTTAATCACTTTACTCGTTTTGTCGATAATGATGCGTTAAGTTTTCAAGAAATTGACGAAGCATTATTGCGCCGTTTTTCACTTCATTTAAAGACTACACGGAAAATATCGCAGCGCTCTATTATTAATAACCTTATTGTTATCCGTACCCTTTATAATAGAGCCATTCGTTTAGGAATTGTAGACAGAAAACTTTATCCTTTTGGTTCGGACAAAATCCGTATCAAGTTTCCAGAAACTGAAAAAATTGGTCTCACCATTGATGAGATACAATCTATTGAAAAGCTCAATAATTTATCTAAACAAGAGCAATATGCCCGTAATGTATGGTTGTTTAGTTTTTATTTAGCAGGGATGCGCGTCGGTGATGTGTTGATGATAAAATGGAGTGATATTTACGATGGTCGTTTACATTACTGCATGGGTAAAAATGACAAACTTTTATCTCTTAAATTGCCAGAAAAAATTATCTCAATTTTGAAATTTTATGAAAGTGATAAACAATCTAGTGATGATTTTATTTTTTCAGAAATGAAAAAAGCAAACTTAAAAGAGCCAAAAGATATTTATAACAAAGTCAAAACAGCAACGAAGAAGTTTAATAAATATCTTGAGACAATTGCAGAAAAAGCAGAAATCAATAAAAAACTAACCATGCATATTGCACGTCACAGCTTTGGCAATATATCAGGCGATAAAATCCCAATTCAGATGCTTCAAAAGCTCTACCGTCATTCATCCATTACAACGACAATAAACTATCAAGCAAACTTCATGCATAAGGACACTGACGATGCTTTGGAAAAAGTAATTAATTTTTGA
- a CDS encoding LytR/AlgR family response regulator transcription factor has product MIKTLIIDDEQHAINTIANHLKPNNNYTICGTAKTVDEAITITKQQQPSLVFLDIVLGSKTGFDYLNVFYPNIDFNVIFTTGYNEYAVKAFDYSALHFLLKPVTSEKFQDALLRMSQKVSQQENLERLKSLEYNFKNPNGYKFIHLSTSEDYFKIESKDILFIKSDSNYSHFFLANNKKIIISKTLKHYAEILKDTHFYKAHKSYLINTEQMKSYNRRTGLLTMNDDTNIPVAIRKRKDFVKTYFSEK; this is encoded by the coding sequence ATGATAAAAACACTGATAATTGATGACGAACAGCATGCTATTAATACCATTGCAAATCATTTAAAGCCCAATAATAATTATACAATTTGTGGCACTGCTAAAACAGTTGATGAGGCCATTACGATAACGAAACAACAACAACCCTCACTTGTGTTTTTAGATATTGTCTTAGGCTCTAAAACAGGCTTTGACTATTTAAATGTATTTTATCCAAATATAGATTTTAATGTCATTTTCACTACTGGATATAATGAATATGCTGTTAAAGCATTCGACTATAGCGCACTTCATTTTCTTTTAAAACCTGTAACATCAGAAAAATTTCAAGATGCGCTTTTAAGAATGAGTCAAAAAGTTAGCCAACAGGAAAATTTGGAACGTTTAAAAAGCCTTGAATATAATTTTAAAAATCCTAATGGATATAAATTTATTCATTTATCAACATCTGAAGATTATTTTAAAATTGAATCAAAAGATATTCTATTTATTAAATCGGATAGTAACTACTCTCATTTCTTCTTAGCTAATAACAAAAAAATTATAATTTCAAAAACATTAAAGCACTATGCAGAAATATTAAAGGATACTCATTTTTATAAAGCTCATAAATCTTATCTAATTAATACTGAGCAAATGAAATCTTATAATAGAAGAACTGGCTTATTAACAATGAATGACGATACTAATATTCCTGTTGCTATAAGAAAACGAAAAGATTTTGTTAAAACTTATTTTTCAGAAAAATAA
- a CDS encoding helix-turn-helix domain-containing protein: MEVVCIQEDAFYALFDKVIEHVESKRVDQPRKWIDGDEAMSILNISSKTTLQKLRDEGKIRFSKPQPRIIVYDRNSINEYLESKAYETF; this comes from the coding sequence ATGGAAGTCGTTTGTATTCAAGAAGATGCATTTTATGCGTTGTTTGATAAGGTGATTGAACATGTAGAAAGTAAGCGTGTTGACCAACCCAGAAAATGGATTGATGGCGATGAAGCTATGTCCATTCTTAATATTTCTTCTAAAACAACGTTACAGAAATTACGAGATGAGGGGAAAATCCGTTTTTCTAAACCACAACCTCGCATCATTGTTTATGACCGTAATTCTATCAATGAATATCTAGAAAGTAAGGCTTATGAAACTTTTTAA
- a CDS encoding Fic family protein, which yields MTYNWQQKDWTKFSYDISKLEERLYAFAEKSGRISGILKAMSKEDHVQTMIDIMVAEAIKTSEIEGEYLSRIDVLSSIRNNLGLNVNQETVKDKNAEGMASLITDVQNSYADALNKEKLFDWHKMIFPITSNINVGTWRTHEAPMQVVSGRIDKPTVHFEAPPSKQIPLEMDNFIKWFNETAPNGSKIIKYAPIRSAISHLYFETIHPFEDGNGRIGRAIAEKALSQTVGYPLLLSLSATIEARKKDYYNALKTGQSSNEITPWLEYFIDIILKAQDESESLIDFTLKKTKLFDRYQSQLNDRQLKAVKRMLEEGPKGFEGGMTAKKYMRITQTSKPTATRDLQKLQNLGVFKVEGDGRSTSYQINFLE from the coding sequence ATGACCTATAATTGGCAACAAAAAGATTGGACAAAATTCAGCTACGATATAAGCAAGTTGGAAGAAAGGCTTTATGCTTTTGCTGAAAAGTCAGGACGTATTAGTGGTATTTTAAAAGCCATGTCAAAAGAAGACCATGTTCAAACGATGATAGATATTATGGTTGCCGAAGCGATTAAAACTTCAGAGATTGAAGGTGAGTATTTAAGCAGAATAGATGTGCTTTCTTCTATCCGTAATAATTTAGGACTGAACGTTAACCAAGAAACAGTAAAAGATAAAAACGCGGAGGGTATGGCAAGCCTTATAACAGATGTGCAAAATAGTTATGCCGATGCTCTAAATAAAGAAAAATTATTTGATTGGCATAAAATGATTTTCCCTATAACTTCAAATATTAATGTTGGAACATGGCGGACACATGAAGCTCCTATGCAAGTTGTGTCGGGAAGAATAGACAAACCAACTGTTCATTTTGAAGCTCCACCATCTAAGCAAATACCATTAGAAATGGACAATTTCATTAAATGGTTCAATGAGACTGCTCCCAATGGCTCCAAAATAATTAAATATGCACCTATACGCTCGGCGATATCACATCTTTATTTTGAAACCATCCATCCGTTTGAGGATGGTAATGGGCGTATTGGACGTGCCATTGCAGAAAAAGCATTATCACAGACTGTTGGTTACCCACTTCTTTTAAGTCTTTCAGCGACAATAGAAGCAAGAAAAAAAGACTACTACAATGCTTTAAAAACAGGACAAAGCAGTAATGAAATTACGCCTTGGCTGGAATATTTTATCGATATTATATTAAAGGCTCAGGATGAATCAGAATCCCTGATTGATTTCACATTGAAGAAAACCAAGTTATTTGATCGTTATCAAAGCCAATTAAATGATAGACAATTAAAAGCTGTTAAACGGATGCTTGAAGAAGGGCCAAAAGGATTTGAAGGAGGTATGACTGCAAAAAAATATATGAGAATTACCCAAACGTCTAAACCAACAGCAACAAGGGATTTACAAAAATTACAGAATTTAGGTGTGTTTAAAGTTGAGGGTGATGGACGTAGTACGTCTTATCAAATCAATTTTTTAGAATAA
- a CDS encoding NAD(P)H-dependent glycerol-3-phosphate dehydrogenase, protein MNKPLKYAVFGAGSWATAIVKMLCENLDEVGWYMRSVYTKEHLLKEQHNPNYLSSVEFHLEQLKISNDINEIAAYADVLFFVIPSAFIHGELEKLDIDISNKTIVSAVKGIMPETGLLVGEHFHDAYNIPYDNIAVIAGPCHAEEVALERLSYLTISCSDTGKAKTIANKLSSDYIKTKVSDDIIGVEYAVMLKNIYAIAAGIAHGLGYGDNFQSVLMSNAIREMKRFIKKMHKMKRNINNSAYLGDLLVTGYSVFSRNRMFGNMIGKGYTVKSAQMEMNMVAEGYYATKSAHLLNQKNTKKTQLPIINAVHQILYENKNPKKVFKKLTEKLD, encoded by the coding sequence ATGAATAAACCTTTAAAATATGCAGTGTTTGGAGCAGGAAGTTGGGCTACTGCTATTGTGAAAATGCTTTGCGAAAATTTAGATGAAGTTGGTTGGTATATGCGAAGTGTTTACACTAAAGAGCATTTATTAAAAGAGCAGCATAACCCTAATTATTTAAGCTCGGTTGAATTTCATTTAGAACAACTAAAAATCAGTAACGACATTAACGAAATAGCTGCTTATGCAGATGTTTTATTTTTTGTAATTCCTTCTGCTTTTATTCATGGTGAGTTAGAAAAATTAGATATTGACATTTCTAATAAAACCATAGTATCTGCCGTAAAAGGCATTATGCCCGAAACAGGGCTTTTGGTTGGCGAGCATTTTCATGATGCTTACAATATTCCTTATGATAATATTGCAGTTATTGCTGGCCCTTGTCACGCAGAAGAGGTTGCTTTAGAGCGCTTATCTTATCTAACTATCTCATGCTCGGATACAGGAAAAGCAAAAACGATTGCCAATAAATTATCTAGTGACTATATAAAAACAAAGGTAAGTGATGACATTATAGGTGTAGAATACGCCGTTATGTTAAAAAACATATATGCTATTGCCGCCGGAATTGCTCACGGTTTAGGTTATGGTGATAACTTCCAAAGTGTGTTAATGAGTAATGCCATACGTGAAATGAAACGTTTTATTAAAAAAATGCACAAAATGAAGCGTAACATTAACAACTCTGCTTATCTGGGCGACTTATTAGTAACTGGTTATTCGGTTTTTTCCAGAAATCGCATGTTTGGCAATATGATTGGTAAGGGCTATACTGTAAAATCTGCTCAAATGGAAATGAACATGGTAGCCGAAGGTTACTATGCTACAAAAAGTGCTCATTTGCTTAATCAGAAAAACACTAAAAAGACACAGCTCCCAATTATTAATGCGGTTCACCAGATTTTATATGAAAACAAGAACCCTAAAAAAGTGTTTAAAAAATTAACTGAAAAGTTGGATTAA
- the pheS gene encoding phenylalanine--tRNA ligase subunit alpha, producing MIDKIKELIAEAEAFKTQSKEEVEAFRIKYLGKKGLLNDFFAEFKNVANDQKKEFGQTINKLKKTAEDKVNALKDELESKEEVKGVYGDLSRPGEPVQIGARHPISIVKNQIIDIFSRIGFNVSEGPEIEDDWHNFTALNLPEYHPARDMQDTFFIQTDPDILLRTHTSSVQVRYMENNKPPIRTISPGRVYRNEAISARSHCFFHQVEGLYIDKDVSFADLKQTLQHFTTEMFGKSKIRLRPSYFPFTEPSAEIDVYWGLETETDYKITKGTGWLEIGGCGMVDPNVLENCKIDPTEYSGFAFGVGIDRIAMLLHQIGDIRLLSENDVRFLEQFKSAL from the coding sequence ATGATAGATAAAATAAAAGAACTCATTGCTGAAGCTGAAGCCTTTAAAACGCAATCTAAAGAAGAAGTAGAAGCCTTTCGTATAAAATATTTAGGTAAAAAGGGATTGTTAAATGACTTTTTTGCGGAGTTTAAAAATGTGGCAAACGATCAGAAAAAAGAGTTTGGTCAAACTATTAATAAGCTTAAAAAGACAGCTGAAGATAAGGTAAATGCCTTAAAAGATGAGCTTGAAAGCAAAGAAGAAGTAAAAGGTGTTTATGGTGATTTATCACGTCCGGGCGAGCCTGTTCAGATTGGTGCACGGCACCCCATTTCGATTGTGAAAAATCAAATTATAGATATCTTTTCTCGTATCGGTTTTAATGTTAGTGAAGGTCCGGAAATAGAAGATGATTGGCATAATTTTACAGCCTTAAACTTACCAGAGTATCATCCAGCACGTGATATGCAGGATACGTTTTTTATTCAAACAGATCCAGATATTTTATTACGTACACATACAAGTTCTGTGCAAGTGCGTTATATGGAAAATAATAAACCACCAATTCGTACTATTTCTCCCGGTAGAGTTTATAGAAATGAAGCCATATCTGCACGATCACACTGTTTTTTCCATCAAGTAGAAGGCTTGTATATAGATAAAGATGTGAGTTTTGCAGATTTAAAACAAACCCTTCAGCATTTCACTACTGAAATGTTTGGAAAATCTAAAATACGATTACGTCCATCGTACTTTCCTTTTACAGAACCAAGCGCAGAAATAGATGTGTATTGGGGATTAGAAACTGAAACAGATTATAAAATTACCAAGGGCACAGGCTGGTTGGAAATTGGGGGCTGTGGTATGGTAGATCCTAATGTTTTAGAAAACTGCAAAATAGACCCAACAGAATACTCTGGGTTTGCATTTGGAGTAGGTATAGATCGTATAGCGATGTTATTACATCAAATAGGGGATATTCGTTTATTGAGCGAGAATGATGTTAGATTTTTAGAACAGTTTAAATCAGCTTTATAA
- the gmk gene encoding guanylate kinase, whose amino-acid sequence MNKGKLIVFSAPSGSGKTTIVRHLLGIKDLNLEFSISATSREKRGEEIDAKDYYFLSAKEFKSKIKNDEFLEWEEVYRDNFYGTLKTEVERIWAMGKHVIFDIDVSGGLRIKRKFPEETLAIFVKPPSIDELKIRLKKRKTESEDKINMRVAKASAELATAPLFDVIVVNDNLDNALENAHKLVSGFLNS is encoded by the coding sequence TTGAACAAAGGTAAACTCATAGTATTTTCTGCACCTTCAGGTTCTGGAAAAACAACTATTGTAAGACATTTATTAGGTATAAAAGATTTGAATTTAGAATTCTCAATATCGGCAACTTCTCGAGAAAAACGAGGAGAAGAAATAGATGCAAAAGATTATTATTTTTTATCAGCTAAAGAATTCAAATCCAAAATTAAAAATGATGAATTTTTAGAATGGGAAGAAGTTTATCGCGATAATTTTTATGGTACTCTAAAAACTGAAGTAGAGCGTATTTGGGCCATGGGTAAACATGTTATTTTTGATATTGATGTATCTGGAGGCTTGCGTATAAAGCGAAAATTCCCAGAGGAAACTTTAGCTATTTTTGTAAAGCCACCAAGTATTGACGAATTAAAAATTAGATTAAAAAAGCGTAAAACAGAAAGCGAAGACAAAATAAACATGCGTGTTGCAAAAGCATCGGCAGAATTAGCAACAGCACCTTTATTTGATGTTATCGTTGTAAATGACAATTTAGATAACGCTCTTGAAAATGCACATAAATTAGTCAGTGGTTTTCTAAACTCTTAA